The following DNA comes from Stomatohabitans albus.
ATGGGCGATATAGGTTCTTGGGGGTCCGCCAACACTGCGTGAATATAGGCACGTGAACAATGGGCTTGAATGGAAAGGGGCGGCTCAGTGCTGACCACATGAAGATCAATCATCACTGGCCTCATCATCGTTGCGGGTACGAATCTTTAAAAATGGGGTTGTCGTGCGTTTCCCGAGCGCCGTGTTGTCGTCTTCCGCTTGGGGTTTCCGGTGATGACGATCTGGATCCTGAACCGCCTCGTCCCGCTGTGGGGGTTGGGACGCGGATTGGTCAGGTTGGGTTTGGTGCAGTGTTGGTGTGTCCGCCGCCAGGTGCGTGGACAGGGTATGCATCCGCGCTTTGGCTTGTTCTGTAATCGACACGTGCGTTCGGGCAACCGGCTGGACCGCTTCAGTCTCAGTGGTTGTTTCTGCTGGCGCACCTGGCCAGTATGTCCCCGGTGATGCCCATGCTTTGGGCATACCTGGAGCACCTTCCCAAACGGTGTCTTGTGGTTTGTCTTGGGTATCTACAGTGCGAAGGTATTGGGCTTCTTCATCGGTTAGCACGTCGCTAAAAACAGCTCCTGGACCCTCTAGTGATGCGAAAAAGGCAGCGACTTCATCCTCGTCATCCTCGACTTGAGTAGGGTCAGTCTGGTCAGCGTCCAAAGGTTCAACCTGATCGGGAACGTTAAGGATGTCTGGTGTATACAGGTGGGTCGAAAAACGGTGGGTCACATAGGGAATGAGGGTAAATAAGGACCCTTTACACACGATGAGGACACCGACGGAGAGGAGGAGCAAGATAGCGCCCACCGATTCGGTTAATCCCGGAACTGCGATCGAGCCATCGGTGCCTAAAATTGCCAGCGTTGCCGGCGTGTTTGTCCCGATAATGGCGAGGGCACCCTCCTCGCCGAGTACACGTGCGACAGCTAACCCAAAAGCGGGAACGATAGCGGGGGTGAGTATCGGACGGACGAGTACTCGTAGAATTGCCCGCACATTCCAACCCATGCTCGCGGCAATAGATTCCATTTCTGGTGTTGTCATTCGCCACGCCGCTTCCATGGTCAACGCGGCAAACGGAAGCCCAAGTGCTGTCACAATGACGAATGCTGTTGCAATGCCAGGGGCGGGCCCCAAGCCCAGTACTGCAGGTAAATGGGCCAAACGAGAAATACCAAGCCCAATTAATGCGGGAGGACAGACCAACCCAACAATCACGCCGAGGCGAATCATACCCGTTGATAATCCGCCAAATCCTTCAGGACCGCCGCGAGCGAGTAGCCATCCGAGTGGAATAGCCACCATGGTGGCTAAGCCGCCCCCGATGATGGCAAATCCGATACTCCACAAGAACGGACCCACCCATGCTTGAGTCAGGAGAACAGGGACGTGTACGAGACCAAGGACAACCCCGAATGGGCCAAGAAATAGCAATATGAGCGCAACAGAAATACCTATGGTCATGCCTGGAATGGCACGTCCGTTCCAACCAGGGTTCACCTGGACGGGTTTCGTGGTGGTGCGAGTAATGAGCCCTTTACCCATAAGACTTCCATCGGCCATGGCGCCTACAGATTGAGGCCATCTCAATAAGGGGTTAAGAACACCCACCATCTGCCGAAACTGTGACCAAGCCGTTCAAAAGGAGTTGAACATGGAATTGTCAGCCCAAATGCCAATGGTGGACCCTGCCCTTGTGACCTCAGCCATGGCCGCCCAAACGCAGGGCGCCGCAACAATGTTGGTGATGAAACAAGCAATGGATTCACAACAATCACAAGCCCAACAGCTCTTGGCCTCTGGAACGAATCCAGTTGTAAATGGCCATATTGACGTGCGGGTGTAATTTCTCGTCGGCACATCGGTGAAGCCCATAGGCTTAGGGGCATGGAAATGATGCTTCGCCTTGAGCTTCCTGATGTGCCCGGCTCCCTTTCAAAGGTTGCTAACGTCATCGCAACGGTTAACGGTGATATCCATGCCGTTGAGGTAAAAGCATCCACGAACGGTATTGCGATTGACGACCTGTGGGTTCATGTGGACCACCCAGATGCCCTGCTGGAAGCATTTGAGCTTGTTGATGGCGTGCGTGTGCTGTACATGGGGCCCAGCCGTGGCCTCCCAGGGGTAAACACCATGCGGATGAGCGCCATTATTCAAAATATTTTAGGCGGTACGATGCCTATCGAACAAGGCGTGATTGCCTTGGTGGGCGGCAATCTGTATGCCAACGAAGCTCATATTGAGCCACGTACTGAAGAATCAAGTAAAAAAGATCGACGGGTATTGCGTATTCCGCTTAACGATAAAGACCTTATCCTTAAACGGGACTATCGGTTCTTAGATGAAGAGCACCGGCAAGCCATCGACTTAGTCACCTTGTGTGAGCAAGCATCGGCACACGCCTCATCGGACGCGTCCGTTCGTGAGGCCATACCGTATGTGGAGGAATAGTAGGGGCAGGGCCTCTGGGCGTTGCGCCCTCCCTAACTACCCATTTGTAGGAGTGGCCGGTCGATAATTGAGCCACCGGGCATTGCCCGTTCAGCTTCACGAAGGGCGTAGAACCATTTATCGGCACTGAGAACATCGCCTCGTTTTGCCCGTCGGATAGATGTTTCAAGCGAAACGGTTTGCCCAGCCCAGGGTTGATCCCCGATAAGTCGTAAGAGCAGTTGTCCTAATCGCCATTGGTCATCGCGTCGGCGGTCAGGAGAGAGTGGCGTTTCAAACTCATCAATACGGACCA
Coding sequences within:
- a CDS encoding putative motility protein, whose amino-acid sequence is MELSAQMPMVDPALVTSAMAAQTQGAATMLVMKQAMDSQQSQAQQLLASGTNPVVNGHIDVRV
- a CDS encoding ACT domain-containing protein encodes the protein MEMMLRLELPDVPGSLSKVANVIATVNGDIHAVEVKASTNGIAIDDLWVHVDHPDALLEAFELVDGVRVLYMGPSRGLPGVNTMRMSAIIQNILGGTMPIEQGVIALVGGNLYANEAHIEPRTEESSKKDRRVLRIPLNDKDLILKRDYRFLDEEHRQAIDLVTLCEQASAHASSDASVREAIPYVEE